A single genomic interval of Shewanella psychropiezotolerans harbors:
- a CDS encoding sensor domain-containing protein has protein sequence MNPLKNSENRDVELVKFESLITLCIKNIELELSEIYREHQQKNKLERGPITSLENVNLQLFIDSLKEHIWIKDTSGRYMVCNQSVERAWGKTREEIISKTDEELFIADLASEFIQADFDAVDKGIQIVTGECKGQDEDVDKYWLETSKVPLVAEGGELLGVIGVSRNISQHKAVQEELELTGRVFENSVEGVMITDRKGEIIETYGAFSEITGYSKEEVVGKNPRMFSSGRHDNAFFAELWSGLIHKGKWHGEIWNRRKNGAVFPQMLTVSSVFGEDGEVRYFVAVFADITLQKRSEAELAHQAYHDPLTKLPNRMALISLIEQDIRHAEVQQGQLATVFIDVDLFKHINDSFGHLAGDKILVELAGRLTRQKGSEDTLARIGGDEFVVLLPQVEGNEELTLALSKLRKAFEQPFFIDDKEPIRLTASMGVSVYPHDGKDSYTLLRNADSAKHRAKQDGRNSYAFYTESLTKESIEHLKLQSALHDALDKQNFHLVYQPKLDFVTMQTTGFEALLRWCDPVLGNVSPDKFIPIAEKIGLINEIGSWVLKEACQQGVKWISQGKTFGRIAVNVAGQQLQRTSFVDEVKLVLEETGLPASALELEVTESFMMSDPEVVIRDLQRLGEMGIELSIDDFGTGYSSLSYLKKLPIHKLKLDQSFVKDLPLDLNNSAIAKAVIALGQALNLKVIAEGVENEAQAAFLRDNGCHEAQGYLYSKPMLPEALNDFLIDRVHY, from the coding sequence ATGAATCCACTCAAAAACTCTGAAAATAGAGATGTTGAACTGGTCAAGTTTGAGTCTTTAATCACATTATGTATTAAAAATATTGAGCTGGAATTAAGCGAAATTTATCGTGAGCATCAACAAAAAAATAAACTAGAACGTGGACCAATAACGTCATTAGAAAATGTAAATCTGCAACTTTTTATAGACAGTTTAAAAGAGCATATTTGGATAAAAGATACATCTGGTCGTTACATGGTGTGTAACCAAAGTGTTGAGAGGGCATGGGGGAAAACTCGCGAAGAAATTATCAGCAAAACTGATGAAGAACTTTTCATTGCCGATTTAGCCAGCGAATTTATTCAAGCTGATTTTGATGCCGTTGATAAAGGCATCCAGATAGTAACAGGGGAATGCAAGGGACAAGATGAAGATGTTGATAAATATTGGTTAGAAACGTCTAAAGTACCACTGGTGGCGGAAGGCGGTGAACTTTTAGGTGTCATTGGTGTTTCCAGAAATATCTCTCAGCATAAAGCGGTCCAGGAAGAATTAGAATTAACTGGAAGGGTATTTGAAAACTCTGTTGAAGGTGTGATGATCACCGATAGAAAAGGTGAAATTATTGAGACTTATGGGGCTTTTTCTGAAATCACGGGCTACTCAAAAGAGGAAGTTGTGGGAAAGAATCCTCGTATGTTTAGCTCGGGGCGCCATGATAACGCTTTCTTTGCCGAGTTATGGAGTGGATTAATCCATAAAGGCAAGTGGCATGGTGAGATATGGAACAGGCGTAAAAATGGCGCGGTATTTCCGCAAATGCTAACCGTCAGTTCGGTATTTGGTGAGGACGGTGAAGTGCGTTACTTTGTCGCCGTGTTTGCTGATATCACGCTTCAAAAGAGAAGTGAAGCTGAACTTGCACATCAGGCCTACCACGATCCTTTAACTAAGCTACCCAATAGGATGGCGTTGATCTCACTGATTGAACAGGACATTCGCCACGCAGAAGTTCAACAGGGACAATTGGCGACGGTATTTATCGATGTTGATCTATTCAAACATATCAATGATAGCTTTGGTCATCTGGCTGGCGATAAAATTTTAGTGGAGTTAGCAGGCCGTTTAACTCGCCAGAAAGGATCTGAAGACACCTTGGCTCGAATAGGTGGCGATGAGTTTGTTGTTTTACTACCACAGGTAGAGGGAAATGAAGAGCTGACATTAGCCTTGAGCAAACTCAGAAAGGCATTTGAGCAACCATTTTTTATTGATGACAAGGAGCCGATAAGACTGACTGCTAGCATGGGAGTGTCGGTGTACCCTCATGATGGCAAGGACAGTTATACCTTGCTGAGAAATGCAGACTCTGCAAAGCATAGAGCTAAACAGGATGGTCGTAATAGCTACGCTTTTTATACAGAATCTTTAACCAAAGAGTCTATCGAGCATTTGAAGTTACAGAGCGCTTTACATGATGCGTTAGACAAGCAAAATTTTCATCTGGTTTATCAACCTAAGCTTGATTTTGTGACCATGCAAACGACTGGCTTTGAAGCATTATTGCGTTGGTGCGACCCCGTACTTGGCAATGTCTCTCCTGATAAGTTTATTCCAATCGCAGAGAAAATTGGCTTAATTAATGAGATAGGTTCATGGGTATTGAAAGAGGCGTGTCAGCAAGGCGTTAAATGGATCTCTCAAGGAAAAACATTCGGTCGCATTGCGGTTAATGTAGCGGGCCAACAATTACAGCGAACGTCTTTTGTTGATGAGGTTAAGTTGGTGCTAGAAGAGACTGGTTTGCCAGCGAGTGCATTAGAGCTTGAAGTGACAGAGAGCTTTATGATGTCAGACCCTGAGGTTGTGATACGTGACTTGCAACGATTAGGTGAGATGGGGATTGAACTCTCAATAGATGACTTTGGCACCGGCTATTCATCGTTAAGTTACTTAAAAAAATTGCCTATACATAAACTGAAATTAGATCAGTCATTCGTTAAGGATCTTCCTCTAGATCTAAACAATAGCGCGATAGCGAAAGCTGTGATCGCTTTAGGGCAAGCTTTGAACCTTAAGGTGATAGCCGAGGGGGTCGAGAATGAAGCCCAAGCGGCATTTTTAAGAGATAATGGATGCCATGAAGCACAAGGATACCTTTATAGTAAACCCATGTTACCCGAAGCCCTAAATGACTTTTTAATAGATAGAGTACACTACTAG
- the lysS gene encoding lysine--tRNA ligase, whose protein sequence is MTEQVQDENKLIAERRAKLEHIRANCPANGHPNNFDRKHKAADIQAEYGQYTKEDLEGMAIQRSIAGRVMAKRGPFLVIQDVSGRIQAYAGKDVQKDLKATFQGLDIGDIIGVTGQLHLSGKGDLYVNMEEYQLLTKALRPLPEKFHGLTDQETRYRQRYVDLIVNEESRNAFIMRSKVVAAIRNFMIKKEFMEVETPMMHTIPGGATARPFITHHNALDIEMYLRVAPELYLKRLVVGGFERVFEINRNFRNEGLSPRHNPEFTMMEFYMAYADYKDLMDLTEEMLNSIATELCGSPKLPYGEHTVDFGGPYARLSMLDAIKKYNPDNETIQSMTYEEVKDVEFMRNLAKSIGMTIEKFWTCGQLLEEIFGETAEPQLMQPTFITGYPADISPLARRNDENHFITDRFEFFIGGREVANGFSELNDAEDQDQRFKAQVAAKDAGDDEAMFYDADYIRALEHGLPPTAGQGIGIDRLVMLFTNTHTIRDVILFPAMRPQAQG, encoded by the coding sequence ATGACTGAACAAGTACAAGACGAAAACAAGTTAATTGCAGAGCGTCGTGCCAAGCTTGAGCACATACGCGCTAACTGCCCTGCAAATGGTCACCCAAACAACTTCGATCGTAAACATAAAGCGGCAGACATTCAGGCTGAATATGGTCAATACACCAAGGAAGACTTGGAAGGTATGGCCATTCAGCGCTCGATCGCAGGTCGTGTCATGGCCAAGCGTGGTCCATTCCTGGTTATCCAGGACGTCAGCGGTCGCATCCAGGCATACGCGGGTAAAGACGTTCAGAAAGATCTTAAAGCCACATTCCAGGGCTTAGATATCGGTGACATTATCGGTGTTACTGGTCAGTTGCACTTGTCTGGCAAGGGCGATCTCTATGTGAACATGGAAGAGTATCAGCTGCTGACTAAGGCGCTGCGTCCACTTCCTGAGAAGTTTCATGGCCTGACGGATCAAGAGACACGTTATCGCCAGCGTTATGTCGATCTTATCGTTAACGAAGAGTCTCGTAATGCCTTTATCATGCGCTCTAAGGTGGTTGCTGCTATTCGTAACTTCATGATCAAGAAAGAGTTCATGGAAGTTGAAACGCCTATGATGCACACCATCCCAGGTGGTGCTACGGCGCGTCCGTTTATCACTCATCACAACGCACTGGATATCGAGATGTATCTACGTGTGGCTCCTGAGCTTTATCTTAAGCGTCTGGTTGTCGGTGGCTTCGAGCGTGTGTTCGAGATCAACCGTAACTTCCGTAACGAAGGTCTATCTCCTCGCCATAACCCTGAATTCACTATGATGGAATTCTATATGGCCTATGCTGATTATAAAGATCTGATGGACTTGACCGAAGAGATGCTCAACTCTATCGCCACCGAGCTTTGCGGCTCTCCAAAGCTTCCATACGGGGAGCACACGGTTGACTTTGGCGGTCCATATGCGCGTCTTAGCATGTTAGATGCTATTAAGAAGTACAATCCTGACAATGAGACTATTCAGTCTATGACCTATGAAGAGGTTAAAGACGTCGAGTTTATGCGTAATTTGGCTAAGAGTATTGGCATGACAATCGAGAAGTTCTGGACCTGTGGTCAGCTACTCGAAGAGATCTTCGGTGAAACAGCTGAGCCTCAGTTGATGCAGCCTACCTTTATCACAGGTTATCCAGCGGATATCTCGCCATTGGCACGTCGTAACGATGAAAACCATTTCATCACCGACCGTTTCGAATTCTTCATCGGCGGCCGTGAAGTCGCTAACGGCTTCTCTGAGCTTAACGATGCTGAAGATCAAGATCAGCGTTTCAAGGCCCAGGTTGCCGCGAAAGATGCTGGTGATGACGAAGCCATGTTCTATGATGCAGATTATATCAGGGCTCTCGAGCACGGCTTACCGCCTACGGCCGGTCAAGGTATCGGCATCGATCGTTTGGTGATGTTGTTTACCAACACGCATACGATCCGTGACGTGATCTTGTTCCCTGCTATGCGTCCTCAAGCTCAAGGCTAA
- the chrA gene encoding chromate efflux transporter, which produces MWHIFVRFLSLGLVSFGGPAAHIGYFRQTFVSDLKWLDDKHYASLVALSQFMPGPGSSQVGFAIGYHRGGLLGGIAAFVGFTLPSFCLLFLLAVTSAQWLDNGLFQGAIYGLKLLAVVVVADAVWIMFNQFCRKHVAKVLMLISSVLLILYGSLLTQVLILLVAALVGVKYLAPNDASDELTQAETKPITLGYAWLAVFAILFIASLALIKMDAQLGQIFGQFFQTGSLVFGGGHVVLPLLETIVGDAMTSDRFITGYALAQAVPGPMFALAAFLGAELWSQSPLVGALVATLAIFLPGFLLMLVALKTWAALSARPKVVGALAGINACVVGFLVSALYMPVFTSAVKVPLDMALVLLGFGCLKLFKPNILFLVVSFASAGVLVKLLVI; this is translated from the coding sequence ATGTGGCATATTTTTGTTCGTTTTCTCTCCTTGGGACTCGTCAGTTTCGGTGGTCCCGCCGCGCATATTGGCTATTTCAGGCAGACTTTTGTTAGCGATCTGAAATGGCTCGATGATAAACATTACGCGAGTCTGGTTGCATTGAGCCAGTTTATGCCTGGGCCGGGTTCGAGTCAGGTAGGTTTTGCCATAGGCTATCACAGAGGCGGTTTACTCGGTGGCATAGCCGCCTTTGTCGGCTTCACTCTGCCCTCATTTTGTTTACTCTTTCTACTGGCGGTGACCAGTGCTCAATGGTTGGATAATGGCCTGTTTCAGGGGGCCATATATGGTCTGAAATTACTCGCCGTGGTCGTGGTTGCCGATGCTGTGTGGATCATGTTCAACCAGTTTTGTCGCAAACATGTGGCTAAAGTTCTGATGTTAATCTCTAGTGTCCTATTGATTTTATATGGATCTCTGCTGACTCAGGTGCTGATCTTGTTGGTGGCAGCTCTGGTGGGGGTTAAATATCTTGCTCCCAATGACGCTAGTGATGAGCTTACCCAGGCAGAAACTAAACCTATTACTCTGGGTTATGCCTGGTTAGCCGTCTTTGCCATTTTGTTCATCGCTTCCCTGGCGTTAATAAAGATGGATGCTCAGTTGGGTCAAATCTTTGGTCAGTTTTTCCAGACCGGTAGCCTGGTATTTGGGGGCGGTCATGTGGTGTTGCCGTTATTGGAGACCATAGTCGGTGATGCCATGACCAGCGATAGATTCATTACCGGTTATGCTTTAGCGCAAGCGGTCCCTGGCCCCATGTTCGCTTTGGCTGCTTTCTTAGGTGCCGAGCTTTGGAGTCAATCGCCTTTAGTTGGGGCCTTAGTGGCAACCCTTGCGATCTTTCTTCCTGGCTTCCTATTGATGTTAGTGGCATTGAAGACTTGGGCAGCCCTGAGTGCTCGTCCTAAGGTTGTCGGAGCCTTAGCTGGTATCAATGCATGTGTGGTTGGTTTTCTGGTTTCGGCGCTCTATATGCCGGTGTTTACCAGTGCGGTGAAAGTGCCTCTGGACATGGCATTGGTACTCTTAGGCTTTGGTTGTTTGAAGCTGTTTAAGCCGAATATTTTATTCTTGGTGGTGAGCTTCGCATCGGCAGGGGTATTGGTTAAACTGCTCGTTATCTAG
- the prfB gene encoding peptide chain release factor 2 (programmed frameshift): protein MFEVNPVKFKIKDLAERTLSLRGFLDYDVKKERLEEVSRELESSDVWNDPDNAQALGKERAALELIVKTIDDMDTGLEDVEGLLELAIEEGDEETFNDASAELDALEKRLEDLEFRRMFSGPHDIANSYLDIQSGSGGTEAQDWANMVLRMYLRWGEAHDYKPELIEVTAGDVAGIKGATIKFNGEYAFGSLRTETGVHRLVRKSPFDSSGKRHTSFCSVFVYPEIDDSIEIDINPSDLRIDTYRASGAGGQHINKTESAIRITHLPTNTVVQCQNDRSQHKNRDAAMKQLKAKLFELEMLKQNQEKQAAEDAKSDIGWGSQIRSYVLDDARIKDLRTGVESRNTQTVLDGGLDMFIEASLKSGL, encoded by the exons ATGTTTGAAGTAAATCCGGTAAAATTTAAAATCAAAGATCTTGCAGAACGTACCCTTAGCCTTCGGGGGTTTCTT GACTACGATGTTAAGAAAGAGCGTCTGGAAGAAGTTAGCCGAGAGTTAGAGAGTAGCGATGTTTGGAATGACCCGGATAATGCCCAAGCCTTAGGTAAAGAGCGTGCAGCATTAGAATTAATCGTTAAGACCATCGACGATATGGATACGGGTCTCGAAGATGTCGAAGGCCTGCTTGAACTCGCTATCGAAGAGGGTGATGAAGAGACCTTTAATGATGCAAGTGCCGAGCTCGATGCGTTAGAGAAACGCCTTGAAGACCTTGAGTTTCGCCGCATGTTCTCGGGTCCCCATGATATCGCCAATAGTTATCTGGATATCCAGTCTGGATCTGGTGGAACCGAGGCTCAGGATTGGGCCAATATGGTGCTACGTATGTATCTGCGTTGGGGCGAGGCACACGATTATAAACCTGAACTTATCGAAGTGACTGCGGGTGATGTTGCCGGTATTAAAGGCGCAACTATTAAGTTTAACGGTGAGTATGCATTTGGTTCCCTGAGAACCGAAACTGGTGTTCATCGTCTGGTACGTAAATCACCTTTCGATTCATCGGGTAAGCGCCATACCTCTTTCTGTTCGGTATTTGTCTATCCTGAAATAGATGATTCCATCGAGATTGATATTAATCCATCGGATCTGCGTATCGATACTTATCGCGCTTCCGGTGCTGGTGGTCAGCACATCAACAAGACTGAATCTGCGATCCGTATTACTCATCTGCCGACCAATACTGTGGTGCAGTGTCAGAATGATAGATCTCAGCATAAGAACCGTGATGCAGCGATGAAACAGCTGAAGGCTAAGTTGTTTGAGCTTGAGATGCTCAAACAAAATCAAGAGAAGCAGGCGGCGGAAGATGCCAAGTCTGATATCGGTTGGGGCAGTCAGATCCGCTCATACGTGCTCGATGATGCGCGTATTAAAGATCTGCGCACCGGGGTTGAGAGTCGAAATACCCAGACCGTCTTAGATGGCGGACTCGACATGTTTATCGAAGCCAGCCTTAAATCTGGTTTGTAA
- a CDS encoding SGNH/GDSL hydrolase family protein: MKNILCFGDSNTWGYEPVVCKRYPYDVRWTGALQKRLGSQYRVIEEGLNGRTSGVDEPGRDFRNAARYFPMLLECHRPLDLIVIMLGTNDLKSQFKLTSSAIALSVKGLCEMVLNCEYIENANTQLLLIAPPHVANLPEEDIQVFAGARDKSLQLATEYKKVADELGILFLDASEIVETSDADGLHWIAQQHQDFAAVLSDKVCSIFAH, translated from the coding sequence ATGAAAAACATATTGTGTTTCGGTGATTCAAATACTTGGGGTTATGAACCTGTAGTATGTAAGCGTTATCCCTATGATGTTAGGTGGACAGGTGCGCTTCAAAAGAGGCTTGGCAGTCAATATCGCGTCATTGAGGAAGGGCTAAACGGGCGAACATCAGGGGTTGATGAACCAGGGCGCGACTTTAGAAATGCTGCTCGTTACTTCCCTATGCTGCTTGAGTGCCATAGACCATTGGACCTTATTGTGATCATGCTAGGTACCAATGATCTTAAGTCTCAATTTAAGCTTACGTCATCGGCTATTGCCCTAAGTGTGAAAGGACTCTGTGAGATGGTACTCAATTGCGAATATATTGAGAATGCTAATACTCAACTACTGCTCATTGCACCGCCTCATGTGGCTAATCTCCCCGAAGAAGATATCCAGGTTTTTGCTGGTGCCAGAGATAAGTCTCTGCAATTGGCTACAGAGTATAAGAAGGTCGCGGATGAGCTAGGTATCTTGTTTCTGGACGCGAGTGAGATTGTTGAAACAAGCGATGCCGATGGATTGCATTGGATTGCGCAGCAGCATCAGGATTTCGCTGCAGTATTAAGTGACAAGGTATGCAGCATTTTTGCCCATTGA
- a CDS encoding ion channel, translating to MTDKTPTCCYHEDEGYSCSEPAQPSGLCYWHDPKIIKDKPEDIANLEQFARSGGMLRGICLKRAKLHGIDLVRHHQKTGFDMTNAELYRADLQEAHLFNLNLHNASLMKADLRESNVHCANLVGTNLLGIKWNGAKIENISIGKKIKQEKLALEAVKVGEKEMARDYFEQAEEIYRDLRKAAEREGLFAMSGEYIRKELTMRRHQMPKHSFKRFVSKTIDIFCGYGEAPMRVIGFSMGLILVCAILYLFTGLSYDSHVHVFNTDNDFITNLFLFFNCIYYSVVTFTTLGYGDFTPIGFSKAIAAIEAFTGSFTIALFVVVFVKKMTR from the coding sequence ATGACCGATAAAACCCCAACATGTTGCTACCACGAAGATGAAGGTTACTCCTGCTCAGAACCAGCACAGCCTTCAGGATTGTGTTACTGGCATGATCCTAAAATCATCAAAGATAAACCTGAAGACATAGCCAATCTAGAGCAATTTGCTCGCAGTGGTGGCATGCTCAGAGGAATATGCCTCAAACGTGCCAAGCTCCATGGCATCGATCTGGTTCGTCACCATCAAAAGACTGGCTTCGATATGACCAATGCCGAACTCTACCGTGCCGATCTGCAAGAGGCTCATCTATTCAATCTAAACCTGCACAATGCCAGCCTGATGAAGGCGGATCTGAGGGAGTCCAACGTACACTGCGCCAATTTAGTCGGCACTAACCTGCTTGGTATCAAGTGGAATGGTGCCAAGATTGAGAACATCTCAATTGGCAAGAAAATAAAACAAGAGAAGCTCGCATTAGAAGCGGTCAAAGTTGGCGAAAAGGAGATGGCCAGAGATTACTTCGAACAAGCCGAAGAGATCTACCGAGACCTGAGAAAAGCCGCCGAACGTGAGGGTTTATTTGCTATGTCGGGTGAGTATATCCGTAAAGAGCTCACCATGCGCCGTCATCAGATGCCCAAACATAGCTTCAAACGCTTCGTCTCTAAGACAATCGATATCTTTTGCGGCTACGGAGAGGCACCAATGCGCGTTATCGGCTTCTCTATGGGACTGATCTTAGTCTGCGCCATCTTGTACCTTTTCACCGGTCTGAGTTACGACAGTCATGTGCACGTGTTCAACACGGACAACGACTTCATCACCAACCTATTTCTATTTTTTAACTGTATCTATTATTCGGTGGTGACCTTTACTACCTTAGGTTATGGCGACTTTACCCCCATAGGTTTTTCAAAAGCCATTGCGGCAATAGAAGCCTTCACCGGCAGTTTCACCATAGCCCTGTTCGTGGTGGTGTTTGTAAAAAAGATGACTCGGTAA